One window of Hippoglossus stenolepis isolate QCI-W04-F060 chromosome 1, HSTE1.2, whole genome shotgun sequence genomic DNA carries:
- the bbs4 gene encoding Bardet-Biedl syndrome 4 protein: MATASSVAHPKMADQEAAAALPVSTEAKKRRAPKAPDLPIVERRNWLIHQHYIHKDFDTCKMIVKEQLQETNGTCEYAIYVQALILRLEGKIQQSLELFQSCAILNPSSADNLKQVARSLFLLGKHKAAIEFYHEAARLNEKDWEISHNLGVCCFFIKDFKNAEEHLNMALQINKHDKTFMMLGQVHLLAGESDKAIEVYKRAVEHFPENTELLTTLGLLFLQLGKYQRAFEHLGNALTFDPNNYKAILAAGSMMQTHGDFDVAMNKYRVAACAMPESPPLWNNIGMCFFGKKKYVAAISCLKRAHYLSPFDWKVLYNLGLVHLTMQQYASAFHFLSAAINLNPRMGELFMLLAVALTNLEDVDNATRAYEQAVTLDESSPLVNLNFAIFLYNHVDKKGALDQYQEMERKVNLLRDTSSNFEFDLELMDMAQKMGAALQVTESLVWTKPGKDSKSKPNSAAATRTPGTALGTNQALGQAMSSAASYNKNLQLQAGPSMPLEPEPDVDRAPSPPTDPPGSPLPAESDNPRPKSSKRKTKVEE, translated from the exons atggcaacagcttCTAGTGTCGCTCATCCCAAGATGGCGGACCAGGAGGCAGCCGCGGCG cTCCCAGTTTCTACTGAAGCCAAGAAACGACGGGCACCCAAAG CTCCAGACCTTCCCATTGTGGAGAGGAGGAACTGGCTCATCCACCAGCACTACATCCACAAAGACTTTGACACATGCAAG ATGATCGTCAAAGAACAACTGCAGGAGACAAATGGAACGTGTGAATATGCCATATATGTTCAAG CACTAATCTTACGTCTTGAGGGCAAGATCCAACAGTCCCTGGAGCTGTTTCAGAGCTGTGCCATCCTTAATCCCAGCAGTGCTGACAATCTGAAGCAAGTGGCCAGATCCTT ATTTCTCCTGGGAAAGCACAAAGCAGCCATTGAATTCTATCATGAAGCTGCAAGGCTCAACGAGAAagactgg GAGATCAGTCATAATCTGGGCGTGTGCTGTTTCTTCATCAAAGACTTCAAAAAT GCTGAGGAGCATCTGAACATGGCTCTTCAGATAAATAAACACGACAAGACTTTCATGATGCTTGGGCAGGTCCACCTGCTGGCTGGAGAAAGTGACAAGGCCATCGAAGTGTATAAGAGAGCAGTGGA GCACTTCCCAGAGAACACTGAACTCCTGACTACTCTCGGCCTGCTGTTTTTACAG CTTGGGAAATACCAAAGAGCTTTTGAGCACCTTGGAAATGCCCTCACATTTGACCCCAACAATTATAAG GCCATCCTGGCTGCAGGCAGCATGATGCAGACCCACGGGGACTTTGATGTGGCCATGAACAAGTACCGGGTGGCAGCCTGTGCCATGCCCGAGAGCCCCCCTCTCTGGAACAACATCGGCATGTGCTTCTTTGGGAAAAAGAAATATGTTGCT GCCATCAGCTGCCTGAAGCGAGCCCACTACTTGTCTCCTTTTGACTGGAAGGTGTTGTACAACCTGGGTCTGGTGCACCTGACCATGCAGCAGTACGCCTCGGCCTTCCACTTCCTCAGCGCAGCCATCAACCTGAACCCACGGATGGGAGAACTCTTCATGTTGCTGGCAG TGGCTCTGACTAACCTGGAGGATGTGGACAATGCCACCAGAGCGTATGAACAAGCTGTGACTCTGGATGA ATCCAGCCCCCTGGTGAACCTGAACTTTGCGATCTTTCTCTACAATCACGTTGACAAGAAAGGAGCCCTGGATCAGTAccaggagatggagaggaaagtCAACCTGCTTCGAGACACCAGTAGCAACTTTGAATTTGATCTGGAG CTGATGGACATGGCTCAGAAGATGGGAGCTGCCCTGCAGGTGACAGAGAGTCTGGTGTGGACCAAACCAGGAAAAGACtccaaatcaaaaccaaactcgGCAGCAGCCACCAGAACCCCCGGCACTGCCCTCGGTACTAACCAGGCCCTGGGTCAGGCCATGTCATCTGCTGCGAGCTACAACAAGAACCTCCAGCTGCAAGCGG GCCCCTCCATGCCCCTCGAACCAGAACCCGACGTGGACAGAGCCCCGAGCCCCCCCACTGATCCGCCGGGGTCTCCACTGCCTGCGGAGTCCGACAACCCCAGACCCAAAAGCTCCAAAAGGAAAACTAAGGTGGAGGAATGA